In one Arenibacter antarcticus genomic region, the following are encoded:
- a CDS encoding GIY-YIG nuclease family protein — protein sequence MARLLYICSLKKIIFFRGVPRQMRGRSSPVIAPALGAGGRHALSVTTLAKITMVVYILYSEKRSRYYVGQTADIEKRLKRHNLGIVPLTKSGIPWELVLQIEVLSRSEAVVLEQRIKNRGAKRFIDNHFEVYHAKRVAGLARLSRLFWEQEVVTL from the coding sequence TTGGCAAGATTATTATATATTTGCAGTCTGAAAAAAATTATTTTTTTTCGGGGTGTACCACGCCAAATGCGTGGCAGGTCTAGCCCGGTTATCGCGCCTGCTTTGGGAGCAGGAGGTCGTCACGCTCTAAGCGTGACCACCCTAGCAAAAATAACTATGGTCGTTTATATTTTATATAGCGAGAAACGTTCAAGATATTATGTAGGTCAGACTGCAGATATTGAAAAAAGATTGAAAAGACATAACTTAGGAATTGTTCCCTTAACAAAGAGTGGAATTCCTTGGGAATTAGTTTTGCAAATTGAGGTATTATCACGATCCGAAGCCGTAGTTTTGGAGCAAAGAATAAAGAATCGAGGAGCAAAACGTTTTATAGATAACCATTTCGAGGTGTACCACGCCAAACGCGTGGCAGGTCTAGCCCGGTTATCGCGCCTGTTTTGGGAGCAGGAGGTCGTCACGCTCTAA
- the nagA gene encoding N-acetylglucosamine-6-phosphate deacetylase: MQKLVIHNGKIITPFRIIPKGTIEIFGNKITAIYEGEVKKVDNAIVIDAKDRYISPGFIDIHVHGGGGHDFMDGEVTGFLKIAELHAKYGTTAMLPTTLTGSKDDLLNTLEIYEQANNINNNGAEFLGLHLEGPYFAMSQRGAQDPRYIRDPNPVEYQEILQRSKHIVRWSAAPELKGAMEFGRYLRENKVLASIAHTDAIYEEVVDAVENGFSLSTHLYSGMSGVSRKNAFRFAGVIESSLLMDELDVEIIADGIHLPSPLLKLIYKVKGPHKIALITDAMRAAGCSPGESVLGHKDHGLKVIVEDGVAKLPDRTAFAGSVATADRLVRNMIRMADVSLLDAIMMMTTTPARIMGIDHKKGSLSVGKDADIVIFDQNIEIQETIVGGKRVYSRN; this comes from the coding sequence ATGCAAAAACTCGTAATACACAACGGAAAAATTATTACTCCCTTTAGAATAATTCCCAAGGGAACCATTGAAATTTTTGGAAACAAAATCACTGCAATATACGAAGGCGAAGTCAAAAAGGTAGACAATGCCATCGTAATTGATGCCAAAGATCGGTATATCTCACCTGGCTTTATTGATATCCATGTTCATGGTGGTGGTGGACACGATTTTATGGATGGAGAGGTAACGGGTTTTCTGAAAATTGCCGAATTGCATGCCAAGTATGGTACAACGGCTATGTTACCAACCACCTTAACAGGGAGTAAGGACGATTTACTAAACACCTTGGAGATTTACGAACAGGCCAATAACATCAATAACAACGGTGCTGAATTTTTAGGACTACACTTAGAAGGACCGTATTTCGCCATGAGCCAAAGAGGCGCACAGGACCCCAGATATATCCGGGATCCAAATCCAGTTGAATACCAGGAAATTCTGCAAAGATCCAAACATATAGTACGTTGGAGTGCCGCACCGGAACTAAAGGGCGCTATGGAATTTGGGCGTTATCTTCGCGAAAATAAGGTTCTGGCATCCATTGCCCATACGGATGCTATTTACGAAGAGGTGGTAGATGCCGTAGAAAACGGCTTTTCATTGTCGACTCACCTCTATTCCGGCATGTCTGGAGTAAGCCGAAAAAATGCCTTCCGATTTGCAGGCGTAATAGAAAGTTCCTTATTGATGGACGAATTGGACGTGGAAATAATTGCTGATGGAATCCACCTTCCCTCCCCCCTACTAAAATTGATTTACAAAGTAAAGGGTCCTCATAAAATAGCACTGATAACAGATGCCATGCGCGCTGCAGGATGTTCACCAGGAGAAAGTGTTCTTGGACATAAAGACCATGGATTAAAGGTTATTGTAGAAGATGGCGTAGCAAAACTACCAGATCGCACTGCCTTTGCTGGAAGTGTTGCTACCGCTGACCGCCTAGTTAGAAATATGATAAGAATGGCGGATGTATCGCTGCTAGATGCCATAATGATGATGACTACTACCCCGGCACGTATTATGGGCATCGATCATAAAAAGGGAAGCTTATCTGTTGGAAAAGACGCCGACATTGTTATTTTTGATCAAAATATAGAAATTCAGGAAACCATCGTTGGAGGAAAACGAGTATACAGCCGGAATTAA
- a CDS encoding GIY-YIG nuclease family protein yields the protein MVVYILYSEKRSRYYVGQTADIEKRLKRHNLGIVPSTKSGIPWELVLQIEVLSRSEAVVLEQRIKNRGAKRFIDNHFGV from the coding sequence ATGGTCGTTTATATTTTATATAGCGAGAAACGTTCAAGATATTATGTAGGTCAGACTGCAGATATTGAAAAAAGATTGAAAAGACATAACTTAGGAATTGTTCCCTCAACAAAGAGTGGAATTCCTTGGGAATTAGTTTTGCAAATTGAGGTATTATCACGATCCGAAGCCGTAGTTTTGGAGCAAAGAATAAAGAATCGAGGAGCAAAACGTTTTATAGATAACCATTTCGGGGTGTAG
- a CDS encoding sodium:solute symporter family protein: MELNYIDFLVIGIFFLSMILIGVYAYFKNKSSEDFFVAGGHLPWWLSGISHHVSGYSGAVFVAYAALAYTYGFSLYIWWAFTIGTAIIATAKIFPVYWVRLRKKFKIQSPLEYLAIRYNVFTQQLIAWVGVTLKLFDVGAKWAAIAILLNVTTGISFTHGILISGGVSLIYITIGGLWAVILTDLAQFLVQLVAGITMFVVVLNRFEGWDSIFGIWDQLPSENSQLFNDPYTVGFALVFLFINFLSYNGGSWPLATRYISSNTEGEASKAAYLSGILYLIWPLILFFPMWAAPLILPEMEDPSESYGLLIQNLLPNGLIGLVIASLFANTMSMTSSDVNTISAVITRDILPVVSGKFKNKGTSLFTARITTFVFTTLTIIIAFQYEYFGGVLGLIVTWFGALLGPIAVPLLFGLIPMFRNCGPIAAISSVLAGLTAFSITKIIPMDSMALEVGMPVIVSMLVYCILGWILKEPISNEVKDLETAIADI, from the coding sequence ATGGAATTAAACTATATCGATTTTTTAGTCATTGGCATCTTTTTTTTATCAATGATTCTCATAGGTGTATATGCCTATTTTAAAAACAAGAGTTCAGAGGATTTTTTTGTTGCTGGCGGCCACTTACCTTGGTGGTTATCTGGTATTTCCCATCATGTTTCAGGATATAGTGGCGCTGTTTTTGTGGCTTATGCAGCCCTTGCCTATACGTATGGATTTTCGCTTTATATCTGGTGGGCATTTACAATTGGAACGGCAATAATAGCGACCGCTAAAATTTTCCCCGTCTATTGGGTACGTTTGCGGAAAAAATTTAAAATACAATCCCCATTGGAATATTTAGCTATACGCTATAATGTTTTTACCCAACAGCTGATAGCCTGGGTAGGTGTAACGCTAAAACTTTTTGATGTTGGTGCCAAGTGGGCAGCCATTGCCATACTGCTTAACGTAACTACAGGAATTTCCTTTACTCATGGAATATTGATATCGGGCGGTGTTTCATTGATATATATAACTATTGGTGGACTTTGGGCCGTAATTTTGACCGATCTAGCTCAATTCTTGGTACAACTGGTAGCTGGGATTACCATGTTTGTTGTGGTATTGAACCGATTTGAAGGCTGGGACTCAATTTTTGGTATATGGGATCAACTCCCTTCTGAAAACAGTCAATTATTCAACGATCCCTATACTGTAGGCTTCGCCTTGGTCTTTCTCTTTATTAACTTCCTGAGTTATAACGGGGGAAGCTGGCCACTTGCCACAAGGTACATTTCATCTAACACCGAAGGTGAAGCTTCAAAAGCGGCCTATCTCTCGGGGATTCTCTATTTAATATGGCCCTTGATCCTATTTTTCCCTATGTGGGCAGCCCCCCTTATTCTACCTGAGATGGAGGACCCTTCTGAATCCTATGGCCTTTTAATACAAAACCTTTTGCCCAATGGACTGATCGGTCTGGTCATTGCTTCTTTGTTTGCTAATACCATGTCCATGACCTCGTCTGATGTAAATACTATTTCTGCCGTTATCACACGGGATATACTTCCAGTAGTGTCTGGTAAATTTAAAAACAAAGGGACTTCATTGTTTACCGCTAGGATAACTACCTTTGTTTTTACCACACTTACCATTATAATCGCGTTTCAATATGAATATTTTGGAGGGGTATTAGGACTTATTGTTACTTGGTTTGGTGCCCTTTTGGGGCCTATTGCGGTACCGCTCTTGTTTGGATTGATACCTATGTTCAGAAACTGTGGCCCAATAGCTGCTATTTCCTCAGTTTTAGCAGGATTAACCGCCTTCAGCATAACCAAAATAATACCTATGGATAGTATGGCCTTGGAAGTAGGCATGCCGGTAATTGTCAGTATGTTAGTCTATTGTATACTTGGATGGATCTTAAAGGAACCTATTTCCAACGAAGTAAAAGATTTAGAGACAGCAATAGCGGATATATAA